From Synoicihabitans lomoniglobus, the proteins below share one genomic window:
- a CDS encoding NAD(+)/NADH kinase yields the protein MSPIRTLAFVVNAQKDGAAEIAAGLMAIARTAGVAVKETSAFPVASDYLAGTDACCVIGGDGTLLGVARIAAEAGVPIIGVNRGSLGFLTTFSADEAREHFESLLAGNFEIAERALLDCSTESHQHDLALNDVLIKDEHHSRLVQLSVHANDELVTTYTCDGLILSSPTGSTAYNLSAGGPLIHPGAEVIALTPICPHTLSNRSIIFRDDVKLRVTPRYEDASLLVAIDGQRLIRICEGTAVTITVSPQRLKLVQRATYDHFGVVRTKLKWSGGVTNTA from the coding sequence ATGTCGCCGATCCGAACTCTCGCCTTTGTCGTCAATGCCCAGAAAGACGGCGCCGCGGAAATCGCCGCCGGACTCATGGCGATCGCCCGCACCGCCGGTGTGGCGGTGAAGGAAACGAGCGCGTTTCCAGTGGCATCTGACTATCTGGCCGGCACCGACGCCTGCTGTGTAATCGGCGGCGACGGCACCCTGCTCGGCGTGGCTCGTATCGCGGCCGAAGCCGGCGTGCCCATCATCGGGGTCAATCGGGGCTCCCTGGGATTTCTCACCACTTTTTCCGCCGACGAAGCCCGCGAACATTTCGAGTCGCTCCTGGCAGGTAATTTTGAGATCGCGGAACGCGCCCTGCTCGATTGCTCGACCGAGTCGCATCAACACGACCTCGCGCTCAACGATGTGCTCATCAAAGACGAGCATCACTCGCGCCTCGTGCAGCTTTCGGTGCACGCCAACGACGAACTCGTCACCACCTACACCTGCGACGGCTTGATCCTGTCATCGCCCACCGGGTCGACGGCTTACAATCTCTCGGCGGGAGGACCGCTGATTCATCCCGGCGCGGAAGTCATCGCGCTCACGCCCATTTGCCCACACACGTTGAGCAACCGTTCGATCATCTTTCGCGATGACGTGAAGTTGCGCGTCACCCCGCGCTACGAGGACGCGAGCCTGCTGGTCGCGATCGACGGCCAACGCCTGATCCGGATATGCGAAGGCACCGCCGTCACGATCACGGTTTCACCGCAACGCCTCAAACTGGTGCAACGCGCAACCTACGACCACTTCGGCGTCGTCCGCACCAAGCTCAAGTGGAGTGGCGGCGTGACGAATACCGCGTAA
- a CDS encoding M16 family metallopeptidase, with amino-acid sequence MPASLASDFKLLQKLWRDAPTRRVLPNGLTVIQQRDPAATVASVQVWVKTGSIHEQQHLGAGLSHYLEHLLFKGTERREGREISTEVQAHGGYINAYTSFERTVYYIDIPAEHAPVAVDILGDAVLHSTLPADEVEREKQVILREIDMGLDDPDLRLWQSLFETVYRTNSYREPIIGHRDVFAAVDRDALVDYYRNRYVPNNIVLVVTGGFDTAAIDAAIEQHWGKAPRRRLAPVILPVEPTALAPRVQHLEEDVEIVRGALAWTIPGLTHPDAATLDVLAMILGNGDSSLLWEAIREKARLVHSIDVTSWNPGDHGLFYLSFICDLDERDKTLAAIPRELRRIEKKGFTAGQVRKAVRQLVVGEINGRKTVAGRASRLGVAEVVAGDMLFTQGYFERLKRITPASLRRALRTYLLDGHSTTVTLTPKAPAAVSTNAPAAISTTSDAGLVREQLANGTRLLLQPDSRLPNLHFRLLCLGGGAFEPTDQRGTTALMATLLARDTAKRSAAQVAGAIESVGGSLSPVFGNNTFGLSVEVLPGDVDLALDLLAEAALKPTFTKDSFEIERDAQIADLQQDVDDIVTIGRKQLRKRFFGSHPLAVDAHGEVDHLRTVKPRDLVTLHRRLMVGSNVVLSVAGDFNAKTLAPKLRMLLRRFKKAALASSSPTLDHPAEVGDFVEIQPRQQAVVFQGYLGPGVCSEDFHVAEVADELFSGMSSRLFERVREEKGLAYYVRSSRVVSLDSGMFYFYAGTAPGKETEVLKEIELEIARMARGRITKAELTRCQTRLCAGRRMGLQSNGSRAMHVALNELYGQPLDDGSDFEARINAVTIKSLAAFARRYLKRDACTQVVVRP; translated from the coding sequence ATGCCTGCGTCGCTCGCCTCCGATTTCAAACTTCTCCAAAAATTATGGCGTGATGCGCCGACCCGTCGCGTTCTGCCCAACGGACTCACCGTCATTCAGCAGCGCGATCCGGCCGCCACCGTGGCCTCGGTGCAGGTTTGGGTAAAAACGGGCAGCATTCACGAGCAACAGCATCTCGGGGCCGGGCTCTCGCATTACTTGGAGCATCTGTTATTCAAGGGCACCGAGCGGCGGGAAGGACGGGAGATCTCAACCGAAGTCCAGGCTCACGGGGGCTACATCAATGCCTACACGTCGTTTGAACGCACGGTCTACTACATTGATATCCCGGCCGAACACGCGCCGGTGGCCGTCGATATTCTGGGCGATGCCGTGCTGCACTCGACCTTGCCGGCCGATGAGGTCGAGCGGGAAAAACAAGTGATCCTGCGCGAGATCGACATGGGGTTGGACGACCCGGATCTCCGACTGTGGCAGAGCCTTTTTGAAACGGTCTACCGCACCAATTCCTACCGCGAGCCGATCATCGGTCACCGCGATGTCTTTGCCGCCGTGGATCGCGATGCCCTCGTCGACTATTACCGGAATCGCTACGTGCCCAACAACATCGTGCTGGTGGTCACCGGGGGCTTCGATACCGCGGCGATAGACGCGGCGATCGAGCAGCACTGGGGCAAGGCTCCACGCCGTCGTCTGGCTCCGGTGATTCTTCCGGTCGAACCGACCGCGCTGGCACCGCGAGTGCAGCATCTCGAGGAGGACGTGGAGATCGTGCGCGGCGCCTTGGCCTGGACGATTCCCGGGCTGACTCATCCGGACGCCGCGACCTTGGATGTGCTGGCGATGATTCTGGGCAACGGCGACAGCTCGCTGCTCTGGGAAGCGATCCGCGAAAAGGCCCGCCTCGTGCATTCGATCGATGTGACCAGCTGGAATCCCGGCGACCACGGCCTGTTTTACCTGAGCTTTATCTGCGATCTGGACGAGCGGGACAAGACGCTCGCCGCCATTCCCCGGGAACTGCGCCGCATCGAGAAAAAGGGGTTCACCGCGGGGCAGGTGCGCAAAGCCGTGCGGCAGTTGGTGGTCGGGGAAATCAACGGTCGCAAGACTGTGGCCGGACGAGCCTCGCGCCTTGGCGTCGCGGAAGTCGTCGCCGGTGACATGCTGTTCACCCAGGGCTATTTCGAACGACTCAAACGCATCACTCCCGCCAGCCTGCGCCGCGCGTTGCGCACGTATTTGCTCGATGGGCACAGCACGACCGTGACCCTCACGCCCAAGGCTCCCGCTGCAGTGTCGACCAACGCACCCGCGGCGATCAGCACGACCTCCGACGCCGGGCTGGTCCGCGAACAATTGGCCAATGGCACGCGCCTCCTGCTCCAACCCGACTCGCGTCTGCCCAACTTGCATTTCCGGCTGTTGTGTCTCGGCGGTGGTGCGTTCGAGCCCACCGACCAACGCGGCACCACCGCCTTGATGGCGACGTTGCTGGCTCGCGACACTGCCAAACGTTCCGCCGCCCAAGTCGCCGGTGCGATCGAATCGGTGGGCGGGTCGCTCTCGCCGGTGTTTGGCAACAACACCTTCGGCCTCTCCGTCGAAGTGTTGCCCGGCGATGTGGATCTGGCCCTCGATCTGTTGGCCGAAGCGGCGCTCAAGCCGACCTTCACCAAGGATTCCTTCGAGATCGAACGCGATGCGCAGATTGCTGATTTACAACAGGATGTCGACGACATCGTGACGATCGGGCGCAAGCAACTGCGGAAACGTTTCTTCGGCAGCCATCCCCTCGCGGTTGATGCGCACGGCGAGGTCGATCACCTGCGCACCGTCAAACCACGGGATCTCGTGACGCTGCATCGGCGGCTCATGGTGGGATCCAACGTGGTTTTGTCAGTTGCAGGCGATTTCAACGCCAAGACGCTTGCGCCCAAACTGCGCATGCTGCTGCGCCGTTTCAAAAAGGCCGCGCTCGCCTCGAGTTCCCCTACGTTGGATCACCCGGCGGAGGTGGGAGATTTTGTCGAAATCCAACCGCGGCAACAGGCGGTGGTGTTTCAGGGTTACCTGGGACCGGGCGTGTGTTCGGAAGATTTCCACGTGGCCGAAGTCGCCGACGAATTGTTCAGCGGCATGTCGTCGCGACTTTTCGAGCGCGTGCGCGAGGAAAAAGGCCTGGCTTACTACGTGCGTTCGTCGCGCGTCGTCAGTTTGGACAGCGGGATGTTTTACTTCTACGCGGGCACTGCGCCGGGCAAAGAAACGGAAGTGCTCAAGGAGATCGAACTGGAGATCGCGCGCATGGCGCGGGGACGCATCACCAAGGCCGAGCTCACGCGTTGCCAGACGCGGCTCTGCGCTGGTCGCCGCATGGGACTGCAATCCAACGGATCACGTGCCATGCATGTCGCGCTCAACGAACTCTACGGTCAGCCGCTCGATGATGGCAGCGACTTCGAAGCCCGCATCAATGCGGTGACGATCAAATCCCTCGCCGCCTTTGCCCGGCGATATCTCAAACGCGACGCCTGCACGCAGGTGGTGGTCCGGCCGTGA
- a CDS encoding heme-dependent oxidative N-demethylase subunit alpha family protein — MSDWADLFPEDDFGFRLTLRRGDPTTFFAASSLGAAIGAERRRGLAQSPDDYVIMPPPAQTAWAEFVESATAWSGLPVSPDPVMAGQQLEPDVVLLCRDDRGVFRVAGGVVVFPSHWALADKMGLTLLETHGAVPGLNAKIGPAIDRYLDKIKPGFVAGRPNWGLAATDAWNLHPSTHPPALTAGMTTDQMWLRVERQILTPLPRTGAMLFAIRIERIRLDAFLADSDARRRFHRTISTMPPEVAAYKGLAAVADDLVERTR, encoded by the coding sequence GTGAGTGATTGGGCCGATCTCTTCCCGGAGGATGATTTCGGCTTTCGGCTGACGCTGCGCCGGGGCGATCCGACGACGTTTTTCGCGGCCTCCTCACTCGGTGCCGCCATTGGAGCCGAGCGTCGACGCGGTCTGGCGCAATCGCCCGACGATTACGTCATCATGCCGCCGCCGGCCCAGACCGCGTGGGCGGAGTTCGTGGAGTCGGCGACCGCGTGGTCCGGGTTGCCCGTTTCGCCCGATCCGGTGATGGCCGGTCAACAACTCGAGCCCGACGTGGTGCTGCTGTGCCGGGATGATCGCGGTGTGTTTCGGGTCGCCGGCGGCGTGGTGGTGTTTCCCAGCCATTGGGCACTGGCGGACAAGATGGGTCTGACCTTGCTCGAAACCCACGGCGCGGTTCCGGGGCTCAATGCGAAGATTGGTCCGGCCATCGATCGTTATCTCGACAAAATCAAACCGGGCTTCGTGGCTGGACGACCCAACTGGGGTCTCGCCGCCACGGACGCGTGGAACCTGCATCCGTCCACGCACCCGCCCGCGCTCACTGCCGGAATGACCACCGACCAAATGTGGCTGCGCGTGGAGCGGCAAATCCTCACCCCGTTGCCCCGCACCGGCGCAATGTTGTTCGCGATTCGCATCGAACGCATCCGCCTCGATGCCTTCCTCGCCGACTCCGATGCCCGCCGCCGTTTTCACCGCACGATTTCCACGATGCCACCCGAGGTCGCCGCTTACAAAGGACTGGCGGCAGTGGCTGACGATCTCGTAGAGCGCACCCGATGA